Below is a window of Callospermophilus lateralis isolate mCalLat2 chromosome 9, mCalLat2.hap1, whole genome shotgun sequence DNA.
TTTTTCCAGAATCAACTTTCTGGCCTCATAACTATATGTATACTCAACGGAATTAGGCAATTGTCAAGAAAGATACCAATGATGCACCAAGTATAACCACAAACATTATCATACGAAGACATAGAAATGTGTCCTAGGAAACTGCATTTGTAGGGGTTTTTGAACCCCCATTGCCTAACACCAAAAACACTTGAGAAATAGGAGAACAGATTAATTAGCTGTGTGTTGAGATGCCTGCCCTAGCTGTAGGGATACTCCGGTAGTTGTATCCTGTGCCATGAGCCTCCCCATCCCCACCATGAAATGTATTATCTGACTGCAaatcttattatttaattttcatcCTAAGACTGTCAATTGTCCTTCGCTCTTTAATGCCTAGCCTCAAGGATGATAAAGTACAATGAAATGCAAGATCCTCTAGAATCTGACTCGTGTCATTGGCATTCCCTTCCCCCAAGCAGTCCAGCTTGGGCAATAACCTGTGACTCAAGGCCTAGCTAAAAAATATAAGCAATCCTCCCTCAGCATTTCACCCGAGAGGAAAGATCACAGATATGAAAGCTGGGGCAGCCACAAGGGCCCCATGTAAGAAAAGCCATGAGAGAATCAAGACAAGGAGTGAAAACAGCAAGCTAGTTGAGAGAGATTGGAGAAGAGAGGATAGAGAGGCAATCTTGGTTGTTGTTGCCAAAATGGCCATCTCTCTCTGGCTTAGTTCAGCCTCCCTGGACTTCTGGGAGACCCTTATCTACGCTTATGATACTTCTTCCCCTCGATTAAACTTGCGcttattttccttttcaaaaGGAGTCTACCTAGTACACAAGTTCTGTGGATCCAAATTTACCAACATTTACTAAGCATCTAGTCTTATCAGGACCTAACTGAGGAGATATGGTACACAGATATTCATGTCCCAGCATAGTGCTAAAGCCCCTGTTATGCCCTCTTTCAACAGCATTTCCTGCCTCAACACACTCCTCTCACTTAGTTGCCTCAATTTAATTGCAGTTCTCTAATATCACCTGTCATGATCAGCATGTGGTCTTGACTCCTCCCTTAATTAACTATCCTTCAGGACTCACTTTCTCCTGGAAATATCTCCCATCAGAGGCAATGTCAGTCTCCCCTCTTCTGAATTTCCCCATATAAACATGTTTACACTTGTCCCTGCTATGTGTTGTCATGGGCAGTTTTTGGCCACCCAATCAAGAACATCTCATGGGTCTTTCTAGGCTTAGGCCCAGGATATCTTCTAAATCCTCAGGGCACAATGCAGGGATACAAACTGCACTCTTCTCTTCTTAGCTTCCAATCCCAATGACAGCTGCTGGGGTCTTCTTGGCAGAAGAAGGGCAGTCACCCAACATCTCTCATTTTTGTCATCCCCCAAAGCATTtaagttcttttctttttagggGTTTTGCTGCCGATCACTAGTAGAAACcaggaagaataagaaaaataattatgGCAAAGAAGAAACAATGTTACCACGATCCCAGGACTGCTTCCTGACTGACTCCTTTCTAAGCCAGCAAATGGAAAATGTAATGCATCTTCATCTAGTGCTTTTACTTCCTTACTTCCTGATCGGGAGCTGGCCAACTACCCTGCCCTCTGAGACTATGCATAAGGCAAATCTTTTGCAACCTATTTCCAAGAGGTTTCCCTTCCCAGATCAAAGCTGGATTTGAGCCAAGCACTGAAAAATCAGTGTTCCATAAGCTCATGCCGACAATCAGGACACGAGGCTGTCCAGACTGTGTAGTTGGTTAGCTCACTAAGCTGCTGCCCAGGAATTTCTTCACACTCTGAACTAGACCCATTCTTTACAGTAGGAATCTGAAGCCACCTTTCTATCTCCAGCATCTGACAGTGGCAGAAaacaaacatttgtttaattcatgGATCTAAAATACGAAAGCAATAAATGCCAAATAAGTGGTTCAGACAGCAGTTAAGAAAGGGCTAAAAGGTAATTTATATAGACAATGGTCAAAATCAAGTATGGTATCTAGAAAACCAAAATCTGAAACCTGATTGTTTATCACAATCAGGACTGCAGTTCTTGAGAAATCATCTTAGAGTTTTACATGTCAATAGGATCCTACAATTTCATATCTTCTTCCCCTAAAAATAATTACAACCTTGGGACTGGGGAtattgcatgcacaaggctctgagttcaatctccagcaccaccaccaaaaagaaaaaaaaaaaaaaaaaagtaattacaaTCTGGTTACATTCAGAGAAGAAGACCTACATGGTAAAGGAGGTTTGAGCTCCTCTTTACTCTCTTGAGTCCACAGATTATATTACTGTGCTACCAGCTCCAGGAACCTCACTTTGAGGAAAGCTGAAATACATCCTTTGTGGTGATGTGGCAAAGAGTTCAGACTCCAAATATGTAACAATAGTCTAAATGAAAAAATCAAAACTAAGGTCATCAATTTCTAATTAAGAAAGCTGGTGGTGAAGCACTTGGGCAAGCCAGAGGCCCTGGCTTccatcccccccccacacacacaaaagaaaacattattgtttttccccctttctttctttttttcctgaaaagcTAGGGGACAGATATTAAAAGATTCTGGCTCAGTACAACAGTTAATaatcagaaataattaaaatgactCAGGTTAACTTCTGTCAGGAGATGCCTGAACCAAAGTAAAATAACAAATCTGGGTGGGCCCTGTCTATTGTTTTGGGCAAGCTACTCAAGTCAGAGAGCCTCATATTCTTTACAAAGAGGTAACAAGATCCCATTTGCAGagaattagaaagaaagaaacacccgGCAGGACTCCTTTCAGGTTTGCAATATGATCTGGTCAAATAAATGGAGGAGGGATATAAGGGTTACAAGAAAGCTCCACTGAGGTAGGATTTGGATCTGGAGCTAGGAATTGTTCACCTTAGGATGGGAGTGAGGGGTCCATACACTGATTGACTCAACTAAGCTGCAGGATGGAGAAGACCCCTACTTTTTCAAGAATCAGAGACCTCTCAGTAAGCAAGAAACATGCCTGAGGAGCTGCAGAGTACGCTGGAAACCTAGTAGCCCTGAATTTGCACAACAGCACCCATTGTATTGGGGGGAAAAACAATTTCTGTCGGCAACACCAGGTCAAAACCTATTAACAGTAATTCCACTTTGCATTTATAACTGCATTAATCGGCAATCTAGACTATTTGCTGACTATGACTGGCTTCCTCCAGCAGGGTATTAACATTAACGTGGGGTGACAACAGCTCAGACATTGGGGGACTTTTCTGTTGTCAAACAACTGGAGGATCTGGGACTAGGATCTGGGTCTTCGGATAAGAGACAGATTAGACTAATAGAAAGGAGGTAAAAACATAATCTACCTCAAGGTATAACTGTTGTAATACCCTTATCTAGGTACTGTTAAAAGATACGAacaaaaattgtaatgcaaaaagatACAATCATTGGAAGGACCTGTATTTCCTCTCCGTACCCCTAAATTATGTGACGCTGGGACTAGGGATCAGAGTGGGTCCTAGGGAGTGCGGGGTGGGCCCGCCGTGCCGGGAGCCTGGAAACCAGATGGGGAGGCGAAAGAGCAGAATCTCGGGAAGAGGGTGAGAATTCCGTCACTGGGCAGCCGCCGCGCCGCGCGGCAGCCACACGGCCTCATCACAGCTGCACTACACCGGCTGTTACCGTCCCCACTTTGCAGAGGAGAAAACCGATTCCCAGAGGAGCCAGGCGACCTTGCCCAGCCAGGTGCGTGCGTGAGGAAAGCGGGGCTGGCACGCCGGGCTACGGAAACCGCCAAGCCGCCGGGGTCTCCACCCCTCCACGCCGCCGCACCCCGCACCTGGGGCGGGGCCGCGGGAATCTCCTCCTTCCGGGCGGCTCGGCCACCCCTCCCGCGGGCCCCGCGCTTCGCCCTCGGTGCCGGAGGCCCTGGGGTCCCCGGCCCCCTCCTCCCCGCCGCCGCCGACGCCCGTGCGGCCGCGCCCTGGAGGGAGGCCGGTGCCGCAGAGTGTGCGCCGCCAAGTCCCAGCGGGGGCGGGCGCGGGGGGAACGGTTGGGGGAAGGGGCCCCGGGGGGCGGCCACGCGCCACTCACGCGTCGAACTTGTTGTTCATCCTTTCGCCGCCGCTGTCGCCACTATCTCACAGAGTGACTTCCGTTCTGCCTGGTCCCTCCGGCAAGGGCCCGGCAACTTCCGGTTGCACGTGGCTCAGCGGAACGTCGACGCGCAGGTCCGGAGCGGGACAGCTTTCCCGGGGCGCCCGCCCAGGGAGGATGCGCAAAGGCGCGGGCCGCTGCGGACCCTAGGGCTGTTGGGCGTCTGTGGGCCGCGCCAGGGCTCCGCGCTGGCTGTCGGGTACAAATCCCGACTCCACCTTCGGCGCGGCGACGCGGCCCGGTTCCTCTCTAAACCTCCCCAGGCCAGTTCCCCTGGCACCGCTGTCCAGTAGAGCTGACCCACCTCGGCGGGTTGCCGTGTGGATTCCGGAGTGACAGGTGCCAGACTCAGGAACCCACGGTTAATGGTAGCCAGTGTTCATCTCTGAGTGCTTACTGTGGGCTGAGAGCTGGAGCTTACCTTCGGCTCTCTGAGCCTTCCTGAGAGGCTAGAAAGTCGCACCATGGTGACAAAACTAGTAAGGAACCTGAGACTGTGCAATGGTATCCTGGGTGGAAGCCTCACCCCCATCCTCGCCACTCCCTAAGACCCTGTGGTCATGACCGCCCCAGGTACATCACACACATAATCGAGTAAATAAAATGAACCTGCTGGCAGTGGAGCCCCAAAGCCAACAACCTGGCTTGGGGGAGGACTTATTTCCGGGTCCCCTCTTCCCGCCTTTAGGTGACACTTTCACAGTTTTGAATCACTATTACTCCCATCTCTGATCCTGTGGCTAGGATAATATAGAAACACCTGTATCTATATTACAGGCGGGTAAGCAGTCTTAAGAGGCATAAGTGACTGGCTCATGGGCACCTGCAGAACTCAGGCCCTTCTATGCTCAGAGCGGGGCCATGCCTCTACCCCAGGAAGACTACAGCTGATGGTCTTATTTCCTGATAAGTGGGGCCAAGAGAGTCTGATCAAGGTCTCCTTCTGGAAGGCAGAGCccagtggctctttgttaatcatCTTCCTGCTTAGCTCTTCCTTGTTTTAACCATGCTTTGGAaccagtgcaaaggccctggcttTAGAGAAGAGTGGGAAGAAAGTCTACTTTTCAGGCCACAGACTCTTTCTTAGAGTGTTTGAGATTAGGTCAGAGTCAGGAATTCTGAACTCCAAACCTCCCTGAATCACTAGTATCTGGAGGAGTCCCTCTTATTTTGGGCCCAAATTTGCCCATATGACACAAGGGGGGAATAGTGACTCTTTCCTGTCTGTGATGTTGTGAGGAACCGTtagcaatgaaaaaaaatgatacaaCCTGAGAAATCTTCTGTGGTCAATGACACAAAAAGCACATGAGGGGAAAGTCACTGCTGCAGGTGGCTGTTGGGTGCTTATAGCACCCAGGAATAGGGAGCCACATGCCAGCTGGCATGGGCTGCCACCCTTCTTTTGAGAGGGCTCTTCACACCTCTCTTGATTTGCCTTCCTTCAGGGAGGACTCATCATCCAGCTGGGGCATGATATAAAACAAACGGTTTCACAATGATGGGGGATGATGCTTTGCTGGAGAGAGAGGAGTGGGCTAAGCAGAGGAATGGTTAGTGCCAGGGTCATCTAGCTGATGTTATGTGGGTGCCAACCCCAGCAACATACCCTGACCGCAGCCCATCATCCCTAACCACTCCAGGACTCCAACTCTGTCTTTTTATTTCCCCAGCTCTTCCCAAAGAGCGTCCTCATGACCTCAGCAGTGCAGCACAGCTGATAAGACAGGTTGACCCACAAATATGACTCCTGTATGTCCAACAGCCATTGGTTGACTCAGTCTGGTGGGGGCAGGTAGGGGCGGGGGTCTCCAGGGAATGGCTGGGCGGGCACCCGGTTATAGTGGGCCATGAGGAAGATGCCAGTAGTGCCGCAGATGAAGAGTGAGAGCATGGCCAGGAAGCAGACGCGGTCCAGCACGCGGCCCACCAGGAACCACTCCTCATTCCCCTGAGGGCAAGAGCAGGGAGGGAGGTGACTGTGGCACCCAGCCTGCCCTGGCTCCCTCTTCTGTCCTTGGGCCTCCATTCTCCATTTCTGGGGGTGCTTCCTACTTCCCTCCAGGCTCCAGCCTGTCTTCTTCCATGGTCCCTCTCCCTGAGGACCCTCCTCCTCCCTGTTGCCAGCTCCACCTTTTCCACCCACTGCCCTCTCCTGGACACCCCATTCGCCTTCCCCCATCTCATGCTCATGTACTCATGTACCCTGGACACCCCACCGGTCCAAGCCTGACCCGGCTTACGCTGTCAAAGTGAGTCTGCTGGTGCCGGGCGCGGGCAATGAGGTTGCAGgcgtccacacaggcctggatggcAGGGGCGGCCTGTTTCAGGCTGCCACAGAACTCCTGGCTCTGTCCTGGCTCTAGGCCTTTCTCTGATGGGGAGAGAGTACATCTACTCTCTGATGGAGTGTAGACAGTCAGGTCACTCTCCATTGGGGTGTATCAGAGAGTAAATGGAGGAGAAACAGGCAAAGAAGTTGGTCTTTCCTTTgaaaccccagcccctttctccCCAGCTTGGATGCTTGTCCAACACCATCTGCTGCGCCCGGCTCCCCAACTGGAGTCCCTGGGCAGGAGTGTCCCCAGTGGCACCCTGGGCCTCACCTAGCTTCTCCAGTGCTGCCTTCATCAATCCATTGCGCTGTCGCTGCCGAAAGAGGAGTTCACTGCGTGGCAGGCAGAGAGCCACCTCCTCCCCAGTTGTGATGGACCACCCTGAGGAGGAACCATTCTGGAGCCTGGGGCGGGTGTCCTGCATAGTGGGTGGAGCCAGTGGGCGAACATGCATCCGTAACAGCTGTGGCAGGAGCCGCAGGAACACCTGCAAAGGGTGTTACTCTGGGTGGCTCAGCTTGGACAGCCAGGCTGAGCTTTGGAGCTAAAGCTGGACATTTGCAAGAAAGACCCATGCTGCTAGGTCTTAGAGGCAGCATATTAGGGTCAGTGGCCTGGCCCTGGGACAACTTGGCTGTTGTATCCTGAACATGGACACTGAGGCCTCAAACTTTTGTGCATATAAGAATCACCAGGGTGCTTGTTACAAACACAGATTCCTGCCTCCTGTCCCCCATGCTTGCTCTTCTGGCTTAGAATGCCTGGGTGCCTGGGAATCTGTATGTGTAACAAGAGCCTCAGTCTTCTGCTTCAGGTGGACACACAGATTCTGAATCAGACTGCTTCCTCCATtttctggctgtgtgaccttgaagaaGCTACTTAACTGCTCTgagccttggttttctcatctatTAAATGAAAATGATACTAATATCCACTTAATAGGGGTTTTATAAAGATTAAATAAGCTCACATGTGTAATCTCCCTCCCatcaccatccatccatctattttAGCACGTGCTTGAAGGTACATAGAGGACAGGTTTGCTGCTGAATATGACCAGGACGGGCACAAAGGAAAGCGCATGTGAATGGCTGGACAGGAGGATGCTGGGGTGGGCAGGGAGGGGCCTTACCTTTCGAACCCCTCGGGCCAtagagtgtgtgtggggggaccgCAAGGATACGTTGAGCACCACCACAGCATTCACGACAATGAGGATGGTCACCACCATGAGGAAGGTCAGGTACCTGTCAGGAGCAGGTGGGCGGGGCTGGGTGGCCCTCAGGCACCCTGTGCACAGACTCCCCCACCATAAGCGGCTCCTCTCCTCAGGTCCCCTGGCAGAGGGTGGTGGGGTGGAGGGATGGCAGGAGGGCCAATCTGGGGTCTtgagaagggaggggaagggtggGCAGGAGACAGGGCTGCCTTACTTGCTAATGAGTGGCACTGCCTGCGAGGTCTCAGGTACCTTCTTGGCCACCAGGAAGAGGAAGACGGTCTGGGCCAGGAGCACATTGATGGCCACTGTGCACTTCTGGCCGCCCGCTGACCATGACGGAGAAGCCCTCAGAGCAGGTCTCCCCacctcctccctccctgccctcagagGAACCCCTCACCCCACAAGGAGCCCCTGCCCCTGCTTCTTGGTCATGGTTGGTGCTGCTCTGTGCCTGGGCAGGGCCTTCTTCCCTGGCCTCCCAGTGGTCCCCTGTGCTGGACAGGGGCATGCTCCCCTCCCATGGGTTCCAGGTACCCTTGGCAGGCAGGAAGTAGATAAGGATGGCCACAGAGGAGATGAGCACGCAGGGGGCGATGATGTTGATGACGTAGAAGAGGGGCTTGCGCTGGATGAGCAGGTAGAACACCACCTTCTGGTGGCCTGCCTCCTCGGGTGGCGCCTCTGCGTCCAGCAGCATCTTGGCTGGTCGGTGCTGGATGGCCCACTCCCCGTTCTCTACAGGTGGGCGAGCAG
It encodes the following:
- the Chrng gene encoding acetylcholine receptor subunit gamma, giving the protein MHGGWGLLFLLPLLAVHMGAQGWNQEARLLADLMHSYDPHLRPAERDSDVVNVSLKLTLTNLISLNEREEALTTNVWIEMQWCDYRLRWDPQNYGGLWVLRVPSTMVWRPDIVLENNVDGVFEVALYCNVLVSPDGCIYWLPPAIFRSSCSISVTYFPFDWQNCSLVFQSQTYSTSEINLQLSQEGGQTIEWIFIDPEAFTENGEWAIQHRPAKMLLDAEAPPEEAGHQKVVFYLLIQRKPLFYVINIIAPCVLISSVAILIYFLPAKAGGQKCTVAINVLLAQTVFLFLVAKKVPETSQAVPLISKYLTFLMVVTILIVVNAVVVLNVSLRSPHTHSMARGVRKVFLRLLPQLLRMHVRPLAPPTMQDTRPRLQNGSSSGWSITTGEEVALCLPRSELLFRQRQRNGLMKAALEKLEKGLEPGQSQEFCGSLKQAAPAIQACVDACNLIARARHQQTHFDSGNEEWFLVGRVLDRVCFLAMLSLFICGTTGIFLMAHYNRVPAQPFPGDPRPYLPPPD